A stretch of Lactiplantibacillus brownii DNA encodes these proteins:
- a CDS encoding TetR/AcrR family transcriptional regulator — translation MIKNPSITAATRQNFIEAFCQLSQTEPVTKITVRELTQRAGYNRSTFYQYFDDVYDLLTAIEDLVLTQIMQNLANSFDQGTLAETFVTAFSQAHATLASYYEVVLTDSDQARFTKRLKVMITSWLTTNYQLATTDTQLMYVVDFYLSGVIAVIERWIKQQRDLPTTTLAALIRGMIDDGLAPQLILLKGK, via the coding sequence ATGATCAAGAATCCTAGCATCACTGCGGCAACTCGCCAGAACTTTATTGAGGCTTTTTGCCAGTTAAGTCAAACTGAACCGGTGACCAAGATAACGGTCCGTGAATTGACCCAACGAGCCGGTTATAATCGCAGCACCTTTTATCAATATTTTGATGATGTGTATGACTTATTAACGGCAATCGAAGATTTGGTTTTGACCCAAATTATGCAAAATTTGGCGAATAGTTTTGATCAAGGGACATTAGCCGAAACATTTGTGACCGCGTTCAGTCAAGCGCACGCGACCTTGGCTAGTTATTATGAGGTTGTTTTGACTGACAGTGATCAGGCACGATTTACCAAGCGATTAAAGGTGATGATTACAAGCTGGTTAACCACTAATTATCAATTGGCAACTACGGATACACAGTTGATGTATGTGGTGGATTTTTACTTATCGGGGGTCATTGCTGTCATTGAGCGCTGGATCAAACAACAACGGGACTTGCCGACCACGACACTAGCTGCGTTGATACGTGGCATGATCGATGATGGTTTGGCGCCACAATTAATTTTGCTGAAAGGAAAGTAA
- a CDS encoding SEC10/PgrA surface exclusion domain-containing protein, protein MSKKKVATLATIAAAAGTIGMVGNQGLNAQAATATSTAAQTTATTTTDGQQAVSQATTKTTTAKRAVSQASTTVTTAQTAANHASTDKNTAQKVLNSASTAVQSATTTQQAALATKAAATPENIDNAKQVVSAATTVQSQAQSQADTTAATANQAQAEVNTKSSAVTAAQQALDQAQNKVKQIDTTTAQTAVSQDKTNVATQTKTVSDAQVTQSQANDTVTKAQTTVKTAQAAVDATNTQIKNADSTVEVGGVVMPAGYKEAYANRSALYNNAYNAVFDKAKDKDEDAQDKAIAAGNKALEPLAAIQKKVTEIDYQPTTADKNEVIDDVSNLTEAQVRDLSNFTASIINDVRAQFGFKPIKVSDGSAKLGYLMINKHEGSGDTFGVQGGSEPSFTKGVGVKVGIPVVDYVDDGRPYGEFLYPMIQDFSEWPWSLYHTNNHTMAELKGGIADYLYTHLDTRDDTVVEGSRASYGSILDVMATEAGDAYITDYKTLDLYLVTTFDSKGTIHLILISNDDNIIPKGSSFFKNTTTPAPISHVVVKNSTLQATLKSQTAALTTAKTALSAAQNKLTTAKKATAAATNKLTSLKQQLATDEATLKQAQAYNATPEELASAKAAVVTAQANVATATAELKTAKQTLATAKATDDKAQAAVQAAANKVAKAKAYLSGLENADANLATATANLAKAQTAYDQAKADYDQKVAAANTTAAVLKAAKAALDTAKANLAQATAREQALKTVEATTHSQLNGQPKAQNLATTTHHTEVTLTDAAATVGATTTNVANGLKAKATTTTLPQTNEQHAGFLSMLGMMLLGLFSLAGMGLKRKQH, encoded by the coding sequence ATGTCAAAGAAAAAAGTGGCAACGCTCGCGACAATCGCGGCGGCTGCCGGAACAATCGGAATGGTGGGGAATCAAGGGTTAAATGCTCAGGCCGCAACTGCGACTAGCACAGCAGCTCAGACAACTGCTACAACTACTACGGATGGTCAACAAGCTGTTAGTCAAGCAACAACTAAAACGACTACTGCCAAACGTGCGGTTAGTCAGGCCTCAACCACGGTTACCACAGCACAAACCGCTGCTAATCATGCCAGCACAGACAAGAATACGGCACAAAAGGTTTTGAATTCAGCTAGCACAGCCGTTCAATCTGCAACGACTACTCAACAAGCAGCTCTTGCCACAAAGGCTGCGGCAACTCCTGAAAACATCGACAACGCTAAGCAAGTTGTTTCAGCAGCGACAACCGTTCAAAGCCAGGCTCAGTCACAAGCCGATACAACTGCGGCAACGGCGAACCAAGCACAAGCTGAAGTCAACACTAAGAGCAGTGCAGTAACGGCGGCACAACAAGCTTTGGACCAAGCCCAAAACAAAGTTAAGCAAATAGATACGACTACTGCCCAAACTGCGGTTAGTCAAGATAAAACTAATGTTGCCACGCAAACCAAGACGGTCTCTGATGCGCAAGTTACCCAAAGTCAAGCTAATGATACCGTGACAAAAGCTCAAACCACGGTTAAAACCGCACAAGCAGCTGTTGATGCTACTAATACACAGATCAAAAATGCTGATAGTACCGTTGAAGTTGGTGGGGTTGTGATGCCGGCGGGGTATAAAGAAGCTTATGCCAACAGGAGTGCTTTATACAATAATGCGTACAATGCCGTATTTGATAAAGCTAAGGATAAGGATGAGGATGCTCAGGATAAAGCTATTGCCGCGGGTAATAAAGCCCTAGAACCCTTAGCAGCTATTCAAAAGAAAGTTACTGAAATTGATTATCAACCAACGACTGCAGATAAAAATGAAGTGATTGATGATGTTAGCAATTTAACAGAGGCACAAGTGCGTGATTTATCTAATTTCACAGCATCGATCATTAATGATGTTCGAGCTCAATTTGGATTTAAGCCGATAAAAGTTTCAGACGGTTCGGCTAAACTTGGCTATTTGATGATCAATAAGCATGAGGGTAGCGGCGATACCTTTGGAGTGCAAGGTGGTAGTGAGCCATCATTCACCAAGGGGGTTGGTGTAAAGGTTGGAATACCTGTTGTTGATTATGTTGATGATGGACGACCTTATGGGGAGTTCTTATATCCAATGATTCAAGACTTTTCTGAGTGGCCTTGGAGCCTTTACCATACCAATAATCATACGATGGCGGAGTTAAAGGGAGGTATTGCGGACTATCTCTATACTCATTTGGATACACGTGATGACACTGTTGTTGAGGGGAGTCGAGCATCTTATGGCAGCATTTTAGATGTTATGGCTACTGAAGCGGGGGATGCCTACATTACAGATTACAAGACACTTGATTTATACTTAGTGACAACCTTTGATTCTAAGGGTACTATTCACCTTATCCTAATTTCTAATGATGACAATATCATTCCTAAAGGTTCTTCATTCTTCAAGAATACAACGACGCCGGCACCAATTAGTCATGTTGTCGTTAAAAATAGTACTTTGCAAGCAACGCTTAAATCACAAACTGCAGCCTTGACGACTGCTAAAACAGCCTTGTCTGCGGCACAAAATAAGCTGACTACAGCGAAGAAGGCCACTGCCGCTGCGACCAACAAGTTAACTAGTTTGAAACAACAATTGGCCACCGATGAAGCAACACTCAAGCAAGCACAAGCCTACAATGCAACGCCGGAAGAATTAGCTAGTGCTAAGGCCGCGGTTGTTACGGCCCAGGCCAATGTTGCCACGGCGACGGCTGAATTGAAGACGGCTAAGCAAACACTTGCAACGGCTAAAGCCACTGATGACAAGGCTCAAGCTGCCGTACAGGCTGCAGCTAATAAAGTTGCCAAAGCTAAAGCCTACTTGTCAGGTCTTGAAAATGCCGATGCTAATTTAGCTACGGCGACAGCAAACTTGGCTAAGGCACAAACGGCCTATGATCAAGCTAAAGCTGACTATGATCAAAAAGTGGCGGCTGCTAATACAACGGCTGCCGTCTTAAAAGCGGCTAAAGCAGCGCTAGATACTGCTAAAGCTAATTTGGCTCAAGCGACTGCTCGTGAACAAGCGCTTAAAACGGTTGAAGCAACGACTCATAGTCAACTTAATGGCCAACCTAAGGCCCAGAATTTAGCCACCACGACGCATCATACAGAAGTCACACTTACTGATGCAGCGGCGACAGTTGGAGCCACGACAACCAATGTTGCTAACGGTCTTAAAGCGAAAGCTACAACAACTACCTTGCCACAAACTAACGAACAACATGCCGGCTTTTTGAGCATGTTGGGCATGATGCTACTTGGCTTGTTTAGTCTAGCGGGTATGGGACTAAAGCGTAAACAACATTAA
- a CDS encoding MFS transporter, producing the protein MKKMTLLMLLAAMNLRLSVTALPPLFHLIQQDLIISKPLIALLVTIPLLCFGAGSLLAPRLIQELGIKTMLLLTTGLLILANLIRPFNVFTLISGTFLVGLAIAGLNITVPTMIAQMNQANPTRLTSDYSLVMTVVAAIGTAVALPLASRISWQAVMALFALPAVITWLCTYFLLPQATRPTKTPHPSQHNLLAIFKHDRQVQKLALFMGGQSLIFYTLVTWLPTIYQAIGATSTEAGTLFAVFQFIGVPAAALLNIFRSQRQTLRWLLVGYSLGFACLAWSGIGWWLSALILGLTCALMFSFALNLIATSSRDTTTITNRSAIAQAIGYLLAAIGPVLIGQLQNLTQSWLIPILSLVGLMLLTILIGFRTTND; encoded by the coding sequence ATGAAAAAAATGACCTTATTAATGTTACTTGCCGCAATGAACCTTCGCCTGTCTGTGACGGCGTTACCCCCATTATTTCACCTTATTCAACAAGATCTGATTATCAGTAAGCCACTAATTGCCTTGCTAGTAACGATCCCGCTACTTTGTTTTGGCGCCGGATCACTCTTGGCGCCTCGCTTAATTCAAGAATTGGGAATCAAGACGATGTTGTTACTGACCACTGGCTTACTAATTCTCGCCAACTTAATACGGCCCTTTAATGTCTTCACCCTGATCAGTGGCACATTTTTGGTAGGACTAGCTATCGCCGGTTTAAATATCACGGTGCCCACAATGATTGCCCAAATGAACCAAGCTAATCCGACACGACTGACCAGTGACTATTCCTTGGTCATGACGGTTGTGGCAGCTATCGGTACGGCTGTAGCGCTCCCTTTAGCCAGTCGAATCAGTTGGCAAGCTGTGATGGCCCTATTCGCATTGCCGGCAGTGATCACCTGGCTCTGCACTTATTTCTTATTACCACAAGCCACACGACCTACTAAAACGCCTCACCCATCCCAGCACAACTTGTTGGCGATCTTTAAACATGATCGTCAAGTCCAAAAACTAGCGTTGTTCATGGGTGGACAATCACTGATTTTTTACACCTTAGTCACTTGGTTACCCACAATCTATCAAGCTATCGGCGCCACCAGTACCGAAGCCGGTACCTTATTCGCCGTATTTCAATTTATCGGCGTCCCCGCAGCCGCTTTACTCAATATTTTTCGCAGTCAACGACAAACTTTACGCTGGCTGTTAGTCGGCTACAGTTTAGGCTTTGCCTGTTTAGCTTGGTCAGGAATCGGTTGGTGGCTTTCGGCACTCATCTTAGGCCTGACCTGCGCGTTAATGTTCAGCTTTGCACTCAATCTAATCGCCACCAGTAGCCGCGATACCACGACCATTACCAACCGTTCAGCCATTGCCCAAGCCATCGGTTATTTACTCGCCGCAATCGGTCCGGTTCTGATCGGCCAGTTGCAAAATCTCACTCAAAGTTGGCTGATTCCAATCTTGAGTTTAGTTGGTTTAATGCTACTGACAATCTTGATTGGTTTCAGAACTACCAACGACTAG
- the ppsA gene encoding phosphoenolpyruvate synthase, whose product MSSRDTANVLWFNELHRQDVNLVGGKSSSLGEMTSSMDVPVPYGFATTARAYRYFMQKTGLNDKVNALLNGIVDYEDSDELHKACEQIRNLIVGATMPTDLANDIQKAYVDLADKVGQSDPFVAIRSSATAEDLPNASFAGQQESYLNIKGAADVVNRVQECYSSLFTDRATYYRHKQQFPYEKVALSAAVQMMVFSKASGIMFSVNVANGDDSKIVIDGIRGLGEYIVLGKVTPNHFVIDKASLKIVERNIVKQPVELMRVANGGTKEQTVPTELQDKQVLTDAQVIELAGYAKEIEKHYGCYMDMEYALDTNTNRLWIVQARPETVWSQRNKAKTSTTGDDNVVAEADAKVAVRGLPASPGLASGIVHVIDNPKDIDQFKQGEVLVTLMTSPDWVPAMKKAAAIVTNNGGMTCHAAIVSREMEIPCIVGTESKHVAATAVLKTGDVVTVDAKNGVVYKGKVESILKKATPVAQATGQVVAAETFAPTATGVMMNLGDPELADKYSSLPADGIGLMREEFLWTTYIHEHPLYLIEEGHPEKVVDMLADGISKVARAMSPRPVVLRLSDFKSSEYRKLKGGEKFEPHEPADLLGWRGASRYYDPKYINAFKLELAAVKKVRNEFGLKNLNVMTPFVRTLDEAQKVTDIMKGEGLVRNADFKVYMMAEIPSNIILADKFNEYVDGYSIGSNDLTMLLLGCDRNNDTVASLFDERNLAVKRAIRHLITTAHKDGKTVSICGQAPSEFPDFTNFLIQSGIDYVSVNPDMVEATKRNVAHFEQRIMLDHATGRGLQDPTDYDWK is encoded by the coding sequence ATGAGTAGTCGCGATACAGCAAATGTTTTATGGTTTAATGAATTACATCGTCAAGATGTGAACTTAGTTGGTGGGAAATCTTCGTCATTAGGAGAAATGACTTCTTCGATGGACGTTCCAGTACCTTATGGTTTCGCAACCACCGCCCGTGCATACCGATACTTCATGCAAAAGACGGGGTTAAACGATAAAGTCAACGCTTTGCTTAACGGTATTGTGGACTACGAAGATTCGGATGAATTGCATAAAGCTTGTGAACAGATTCGTAATTTAATCGTTGGTGCCACAATGCCAACTGATTTAGCGAATGATATTCAGAAAGCTTATGTCGATCTTGCTGACAAAGTTGGTCAGTCAGATCCCTTCGTTGCCATTCGTTCTTCTGCAACGGCGGAAGATTTGCCGAATGCCTCATTCGCTGGGCAACAAGAATCTTATCTGAATATCAAAGGCGCTGCGGATGTCGTCAACCGGGTTCAAGAATGTTATTCATCGCTATTTACTGACCGGGCGACCTACTATCGTCACAAGCAACAATTCCCTTATGAAAAAGTGGCTTTGTCGGCAGCGGTCCAAATGATGGTCTTCTCCAAGGCTTCTGGGATTATGTTCTCCGTCAACGTGGCTAACGGTGACGATTCCAAGATCGTGATCGATGGGATTCGTGGCTTAGGTGAATATATTGTTTTGGGCAAAGTTACTCCTAACCACTTTGTCATTGATAAGGCTTCTTTAAAGATTGTTGAAAGAAATATTGTTAAGCAGCCTGTTGAATTAATGCGGGTCGCTAATGGTGGGACCAAAGAGCAGACCGTTCCTACTGAATTACAAGATAAACAAGTTCTCACGGATGCTCAGGTCATTGAACTCGCTGGGTATGCTAAAGAAATTGAAAAGCATTATGGCTGTTACATGGATATGGAATACGCTTTGGATACTAACACGAATCGCTTATGGATCGTGCAAGCACGTCCAGAAACGGTTTGGTCACAGCGTAATAAAGCAAAAACGAGTACTACTGGAGATGATAACGTGGTTGCAGAAGCTGATGCTAAAGTTGCTGTTCGTGGTTTACCTGCCAGCCCAGGTTTAGCCAGTGGGATCGTCCATGTCATTGATAATCCTAAGGACATTGACCAATTCAAGCAGGGTGAAGTCTTAGTTACTTTGATGACGTCACCAGATTGGGTTCCAGCTATGAAGAAGGCTGCCGCCATTGTGACCAATAATGGTGGGATGACTTGCCATGCTGCGATCGTTTCACGGGAAATGGAAATTCCATGTATCGTTGGGACTGAAAGCAAGCACGTTGCTGCAACGGCTGTCTTGAAGACCGGCGATGTTGTGACGGTCGATGCTAAAAATGGGGTTGTTTATAAAGGCAAAGTTGAAAGCATCCTCAAGAAAGCCACACCAGTTGCACAAGCGACTGGGCAAGTCGTTGCTGCTGAAACCTTCGCACCAACTGCTACGGGTGTCATGATGAACTTAGGTGACCCAGAGTTAGCGGACAAGTATTCCTCATTACCAGCAGATGGGATCGGTTTGATGCGTGAAGAGTTCCTCTGGACGACTTATATTCACGAACATCCACTCTATTTGATTGAAGAAGGTCACCCAGAAAAAGTCGTTGACATGTTAGCCGACGGGATTTCCAAGGTTGCCCGGGCAATGTCACCACGGCCAGTTGTTTTACGGTTATCTGACTTCAAGTCGAGTGAATATCGTAAACTTAAGGGTGGCGAGAAGTTTGAACCACATGAACCAGCGGACTTATTAGGCTGGCGTGGTGCTTCACGTTATTACGATCCAAAGTATATCAATGCGTTCAAGTTGGAATTAGCCGCAGTCAAGAAAGTTCGGAATGAGTTTGGCTTGAAGAACTTGAATGTCATGACTCCATTCGTTCGGACCCTTGATGAAGCCCAAAAAGTAACGGACATCATGAAAGGTGAAGGCTTAGTTCGGAATGCCGACTTCAAAGTTTACATGATGGCTGAAATTCCATCAAACATCATTTTGGCCGACAAATTCAACGAATACGTTGATGGCTATTCCATTGGCTCGAATGACTTGACGATGTTACTACTTGGCTGTGATCGGAATAATGATACCGTTGCGAGTCTCTTTGACGAACGGAACTTAGCTGTTAAACGTGCTATCCGTCATTTGATTACGACAGCGCATAAAGATGGCAAGACGGTTTCCATTTGTGGTCAAGCGCCTTCTGAATTCCCTGATTTCACCAACTTCTTGATTCAGAGTGGGATTGATTACGTCTCCGTCAACCCAGATATGGTCGAAGCAACTAAGCGCAACGTGGCTCACTTCGAACAGCGGATCATGTTGGATCATGCTACTGGCCGGGGATTACAAGATCCGACCGACTATGACTGGAAATAG
- a CDS encoding cation:proton antiporter, giving the protein MAFLISTAVLVTAVMISIVVNRRWLPRLSVNYVSMLIGAVIAVIPFLNGLVAKFDSEIFIGLIVAPLLYFEGQNTRLNLVGRHVREIISLTIGMVILCAIVAGLGTTLLTGVGLPLAFILAAISTPTDATATESVTMGRRLPIREQTSLKLESLFNDASGIILLNMAILWYVNGYVNYSQTLWNFVYSAGGGIIFGGVISAGIVYLRQVMLRSKLNFINNTYNNGTPLKVIYLLTPFVLYFGAEAIGVSGIIAVVFAGLIHNAEGERSALANPQLASDIYQLVGLLSDILNSIVFLVLGIVLLRTTLDRTVTYDGSLIWIAIGIVLYLANLVARYGYVRLVRRVPNREAWIFALGGIHGAVTFALAFTVAETQVKTADFNLVLMSESLLIILSLIVPTIVFRWLLPKVKVDVDAATRIAAVREQMIEVGIQTLWDMPISQEFKDAVTFDLRSQNGHTTLQQFMTEWRRMVQHDDYTAAQMRELMVIYRNVFQAERAYLLKQYEGTHEISEDLFNNLYREIGTAEMVVLEYGVSK; this is encoded by the coding sequence ATGGCATTTCTTATTTCAACCGCGGTGTTAGTGACCGCAGTGATGATTAGTATTGTCGTCAATCGACGGTGGTTACCACGATTGTCGGTGAATTATGTCAGTATGTTAATTGGTGCCGTAATTGCGGTAATCCCGTTTTTAAATGGCTTAGTTGCAAAATTTGATTCCGAGATCTTCATCGGTCTGATTGTGGCTCCCTTGCTTTACTTCGAAGGCCAGAATACGCGGTTAAATTTAGTTGGGCGTCATGTTCGAGAGATTATTAGCTTAACGATTGGCATGGTCATACTTTGTGCGATCGTGGCAGGCTTAGGGACAACCCTGCTGACTGGTGTGGGCTTACCGTTGGCGTTTATTTTGGCTGCTATAAGCACGCCAACGGATGCCACCGCGACTGAGTCGGTTACTATGGGCCGCCGTTTACCAATACGGGAACAGACCAGTCTTAAACTGGAGTCATTATTTAATGATGCTTCAGGAATTATTTTGCTCAATATGGCGATTCTTTGGTACGTCAATGGGTACGTTAATTACTCGCAAACTTTGTGGAATTTTGTCTATTCTGCTGGTGGTGGCATTATTTTTGGTGGGGTGATTAGTGCTGGCATTGTTTATCTGCGTCAGGTCATGCTACGTTCAAAATTGAATTTCATTAATAATACTTATAATAACGGTACCCCGTTGAAGGTAATCTATTTGTTGACACCCTTTGTACTGTATTTTGGTGCGGAAGCCATTGGGGTATCTGGTATTATTGCGGTCGTTTTTGCTGGCTTGATACACAATGCGGAAGGGGAGCGGAGCGCGCTAGCTAACCCGCAATTAGCCAGCGATATCTATCAGTTAGTGGGCTTGTTGAGTGATATTTTGAATAGTATCGTTTTTCTGGTTTTAGGGATTGTTTTACTACGCACTACTTTGGATCGTACCGTGACTTATGATGGGTCTTTGATTTGGATTGCGATTGGTATCGTGTTATATCTGGCTAATTTAGTGGCGCGCTATGGTTATGTCCGACTCGTCCGGCGGGTACCTAATCGGGAGGCCTGGATCTTTGCGCTCGGTGGGATTCATGGCGCCGTCACATTTGCACTAGCATTTACCGTAGCCGAGACTCAGGTGAAAACGGCCGATTTCAATTTAGTTTTGATGTCTGAAAGTTTATTAATTATTTTAAGCTTAATTGTGCCGACCATCGTTTTTCGTTGGTTATTGCCAAAAGTTAAAGTTGATGTTGATGCGGCGACTCGCATTGCGGCCGTGCGAGAACAGATGATTGAAGTTGGCATTCAAACGCTATGGGACATGCCGATTTCACAAGAATTTAAGGACGCCGTGACTTTTGATTTGCGTTCTCAAAATGGTCATACAACGTTGCAGCAATTTATGACTGAATGGCGGCGGATGGTACAACATGACGACTATACGGCGGCACAAATGCGTGAACTAATGGTCATTTACCGTAATGTTTTTCAAGCCGAACGCGCATATTTGCTCAAGCAATATGAAGGTACTCATGAAATTAGTGAAGATTTATTTAATAATTTGTATCGAGAAATTGGAACGGCCGAAATGGTTGTTTTAGAGTACGGTGTGTCTAAGTGA
- the trxA gene encoding thioredoxin, translated as MTTKLTDKNFKKETDEGVVLIDFWATWCPPCKMQGPVIEQLDAEMGDKVKFAKLDVDANPETATAFRIMSIPTLIVKKDGKVVEQMVGLRMKDQLATVLKQYVD; from the coding sequence ATGACAACAAAATTAACGGATAAAAATTTTAAAAAAGAAACGGATGAGGGGGTAGTCCTGATCGACTTCTGGGCAACTTGGTGTCCACCATGCAAGATGCAAGGACCAGTGATTGAACAATTGGATGCTGAAATGGGTGATAAAGTGAAGTTTGCGAAGTTGGATGTCGATGCCAACCCAGAAACGGCGACTGCTTTTCGAATTATGTCCATTCCAACATTAATTGTAAAGAAGGATGGCAAGGTTGTTGAGCAGATGGTCGGGTTACGGATGAAAGACCAACTAGCTACGGTTTTAAAACAATACGTTGATTAA
- a CDS encoding HXXEE domain-containing protein, with protein sequence MKLMKFYRQNWFFIGGILFVVLAYFTGFFGDHLSHIQLILTYSYMAMLVHQFEEYGLPGGFPSIFNIAVNGEKNVPERYPLNANQVMINNVFMAYPFYILAILFPGAIWYGLIQVGQGMVQIVNHGFYNNFKLKSFYNPGEASVVLLHWPLGIYYIWYVVSNQLATPTDLIVGFIGAWASVFILWLGPVNLLKNKQSKYPFSQNEFYGYAKAKLLRLKNTKS encoded by the coding sequence ATGAAACTTATGAAATTTTATCGTCAAAATTGGTTCTTTATCGGTGGTATCCTCTTCGTCGTGTTAGCTTATTTCACAGGATTTTTCGGCGATCATCTGAGCCATATTCAACTCATCTTGACCTATAGTTATATGGCGATGCTGGTCCATCAATTTGAAGAATACGGCTTACCAGGTGGATTCCCCAGCATTTTTAACATTGCTGTCAATGGCGAAAAAAATGTGCCAGAACGCTACCCCTTAAATGCCAATCAAGTCATGATCAACAACGTTTTCATGGCTTATCCTTTTTATATTTTGGCCATCCTCTTTCCCGGAGCGATTTGGTACGGTCTCATTCAAGTTGGTCAAGGCATGGTCCAGATCGTCAATCATGGCTTTTATAATAATTTCAAACTCAAAAGCTTTTACAATCCCGGTGAAGCTTCCGTTGTGCTGCTACATTGGCCGTTAGGAATTTACTATATTTGGTATGTTGTCTCTAATCAGCTTGCGACCCCCACAGATTTAATCGTTGGTTTTATTGGTGCTTGGGCATCCGTCTTTATATTGTGGCTCGGACCAGTTAACCTTCTAAAAAACAAGCAGTCAAAGTATCCATTTTCACAAAACGAGTTTTACGGTTATGCCAAGGCTAAACTATTACGGCTCAAAAACACCAAATCATAA
- a CDS encoding ATP-binding protein produces MNIPKYDKKDLLSIPEGKTFDRKSAKYDLNKLANILIAFANADGGTVALGINNKRYEGVNLLAPQKQNDILQIGSQRIVPTIKIEITRKPVVNIQGLTDEVWLLTVQPADDKIYANKKDEVYLRIGDETHRTTYEERKNLEFDKGIRAFESQIVNEAILDDLDEDTVAEYKKLYGFEGDNLWDLLFPKGLAKRIRDKNDHIIYRLTVAGVLLLSKYPTAFIPGARIRFIRYEGREAKTGADMNIVKQIRIEGPLTKMLQQASESLEAQLRTFSSLDTKSGKFIDVPEYPKGAWLEGIVNAVTHRGYNYTGDDIRILMFDDRLEIHSPGGLPAVVTTENIRHTHYSRNPYIARALTDSGWVREFGEGVDRIYIDMNKYFLDDPVYRVDSNSVNLILKNNIIVRSFRKNDDLESKIGADWQKLNFIEKAAVGLAYEHGSVRTRELSAAVDNYSMSSVRNGLKHLTTIGILERVASAPTSPNQYYRLIK; encoded by the coding sequence GTGAATATTCCAAAATACGATAAAAAAGATTTGTTAAGTATTCCAGAGGGAAAAACATTTGATCGTAAAAGTGCTAAATACGATTTAAATAAGCTTGCGAATATTTTAATTGCATTTGCGAACGCTGATGGTGGGACAGTTGCTTTAGGCATTAACAATAAAAGATACGAGGGTGTGAATTTACTAGCACCTCAAAAGCAGAATGATATCCTTCAAATTGGTTCGCAAAGAATAGTTCCAACAATAAAGATAGAAATAACTCGAAAACCAGTCGTGAATATTCAAGGATTGACTGATGAGGTTTGGTTATTAACAGTACAGCCAGCTGATGACAAAATATATGCGAATAAAAAAGATGAAGTATACCTTAGAATAGGTGATGAAACTCATCGGACAACATATGAAGAACGTAAAAATCTTGAGTTTGACAAGGGAATTCGTGCATTTGAAAGTCAGATTGTTAATGAAGCAATTTTGGATGATTTAGATGAGGACACTGTTGCTGAATATAAAAAATTATATGGGTTTGAAGGAGATAATCTTTGGGATCTACTTTTTCCAAAAGGGTTGGCTAAACGTATTAGGGATAAAAATGATCATATTATTTATCGATTAACCGTAGCGGGTGTTTTACTGCTTTCAAAATATCCAACTGCTTTTATCCCAGGCGCAAGAATTAGATTTATCCGATATGAAGGACGAGAAGCGAAGACTGGCGCGGATATGAATATTGTTAAGCAGATTAGAATTGAAGGCCCGTTAACAAAGATGCTGCAACAAGCAAGTGAGAGTCTAGAGGCACAATTGCGAACTTTTTCTAGCTTGGACACTAAATCAGGAAAGTTTATCGATGTTCCTGAGTATCCTAAGGGAGCTTGGCTTGAAGGAATTGTTAATGCTGTAACGCATCGCGGATATAATTATACTGGTGATGATATTCGGATCTTAATGTTTGATGATCGATTGGAGATTCATAGCCCAGGCGGTCTGCCAGCAGTAGTTACTACAGAAAACATACGACATACCCATTACTCAAGAAATCCCTATATTGCACGAGCACTAACTGATTCTGGTTGGGTACGTGAATTTGGTGAAGGCGTTGATCGTATTTATATTGATATGAATAAATACTTTTTGGATGATCCAGTTTATAGAGTTGATTCTAATAGTGTTAATTTGATTCTGAAAAATAATATTATTGTGCGTTCGTTTCGGAAAAACGATGATTTGGAATCCAAGATTGGTGCTGACTGGCAGAAACTAAACTTTATTGAAAAAGCGGCGGTAGGGCTAGCTTATGAGCATGGAAGTGTACGTACCCGTGAGTTATCCGCAGCGGTTGATAATTATAGCATGAGCTCAGTTAGAAATGGACTGAAACATTTAACGACAATTGGGATTTTAGAGCGGGTTGCATCAGCGCCTACGTCTCCTAATCAATATTATCGGTTAATAAAGTAA